A portion of the Terriglobales bacterium genome contains these proteins:
- the rplR gene encoding 50S ribosomal protein L18, translated as MIPQISKDEVRRRVHTRIRKKMQGSDERPRLNVYRSLNHIYAQVIDDAKGLTIVSASTASGKKETKGKKRTGGNVASAKEIGKLIAQRAQEKGVKQVVFDRGGYLYHGRIKALADAAREAGLEF; from the coding sequence ATGATTCCTCAGATTTCAAAAGACGAAGTACGGCGGCGGGTGCACACTCGCATTCGCAAGAAGATGCAGGGAAGCGATGAGCGTCCGCGGCTGAATGTATATCGCTCGCTCAATCACATCTACGCGCAGGTGATCGACGATGCGAAAGGCTTGACCATCGTCTCCGCCTCGACCGCTTCCGGAAAGAAAGAAACGAAAGGCAAGAAGCGCACCGGAGGCAACGTGGCCTCGGCGAAAGAGATTGGCAAGCTGATCGCGCAGCGTGCGCAGGAAAAAGGCGTGAAGCAGGTGGTCTTCGATCGCGGCGGATATCTCTATCACGGACGCATCAAGGCCCTGGCCGACGCGGCTCGCGAAGCAGGATTGGAGTTCTAA
- the rpmC gene encoding 50S ribosomal protein L29 translates to MNIEKIRNLGPDELLHQQREAADQLFRLKFQLKMGQTIGLKKMRELRRDLARIKTIARERELGITTTAVGNATGSSAAAEPSQEAAAAAAPAKAAAAKRPAAKKKSAAKAAPKKKAAAKKKTKAKK, encoded by the coding sequence ATGAATATCGAGAAGATCAGAAATCTTGGTCCTGACGAGCTTCTGCATCAGCAGCGCGAAGCCGCCGACCAGCTCTTTCGTCTGAAGTTCCAGCTCAAAATGGGACAGACGATCGGCTTGAAAAAAATGCGCGAGCTGCGCAGGGATCTGGCGCGGATCAAGACCATCGCTCGCGAACGTGAGTTGGGCATCACGACCACGGCTGTAGGCAATGCGACCGGCTCCTCGGCGGCAGCAGAACCGAGCCAGGAAGCAGCGGCTGCAGCAGCACCGGCGAAGGCGGCTGCAGCGAAGCGTCCGGCGGCGAAGAAGAAATCGGCGGCAAAGGCTGCTCCGAAAAAGAAAGCGGCAGCCAAGAAGAAGACCAAGGCGAAGAAGTAG
- the rpsH gene encoding 30S ribosomal protein S8: MSFTDPVADLLTRIRNAINARQQKLDVPASKLKTEIARILKEEGYLANFKATEENGRKLLRLYIKYGSNNDAAITNLARVSRPGCRVYVGHNEIPRVLGGLGISILTTPKGVMTGREARKSGVGGEILCEVW, from the coding sequence ATGAGTTTCACTGATCCGGTCGCAGATTTGTTGACCCGTATCCGTAACGCGATCAATGCCCGGCAGCAGAAGCTGGACGTTCCTGCGTCGAAGCTGAAGACGGAGATCGCCCGCATCCTTAAAGAAGAAGGCTATCTCGCGAACTTTAAGGCGACGGAAGAAAACGGGCGCAAACTGCTGCGGCTCTACATCAAGTACGGTTCTAACAATGATGCTGCCATTACCAACCTCGCGCGTGTGTCGCGTCCGGGATGCCGCGTCTACGTCGGTCACAACGAGATCCCCCGTGTGCTGGGCGGTCTTGGAATCAGCATTCTCACGACGCCGAAGGGCGTGATGACCGGTCGCGAGGCGCGCAAGAGTGGCGTAGGCGGAGAGATACTCTGCGAGGTGTGGTAG
- the rplX gene encoding 50S ribosomal protein L24: protein MMQKTYDIRRNDQVKVIAGRDKGKEGRVLRVFPDTGRVLVEHVMVAKKNVRPNPQKNIKGGIAEQESPIDISNVKLICPSCGPVRVAHERQGDKNVRVCKECRTTLEKS from the coding sequence ATGATGCAAAAGACATACGACATTCGCCGCAACGACCAGGTCAAGGTCATTGCCGGCCGCGATAAGGGTAAGGAAGGGCGCGTGCTTCGCGTATTTCCCGACACGGGACGCGTACTCGTGGAGCACGTGATGGTCGCGAAGAAGAACGTCCGTCCGAACCCGCAGAAGAACATCAAGGGCGGCATCGCCGAGCAGGAGAGCCCGATCGATATCTCGAACGTGAAGCTCATCTGCCCGAGTTGCGGCCCGGTGCGCGTCGCCCACGAACGCCAGGGCGACAAAAACGTGCGCGTCTGCAAAGAATGCAGGACCACGCTGGAGAAGAGTTAG
- the rplN gene encoding 50S ribosomal protein L14 encodes MAVMMRSMLEVADNSGARKLQMILPLGGSSGLRAGLGDIITAAVKEASPDGTAKKGTVVKAVVVRMRKESRRRDGTYIRFDQNAAVLINDAGEPVGTRVFGPVARELREKKFLKIVSLAPEVL; translated from the coding sequence ATGGCTGTCATGATGCGAAGCATGTTGGAAGTCGCCGACAACTCCGGCGCGCGCAAGCTGCAGATGATCCTGCCTCTCGGAGGGTCTAGCGGCTTGCGAGCCGGTCTGGGCGACATCATCACTGCCGCGGTAAAGGAAGCGTCGCCGGATGGGACGGCGAAGAAGGGCACAGTAGTGAAAGCCGTGGTCGTGCGCATGCGCAAAGAATCGCGCCGCCGCGATGGCACCTACATTCGTTTCGACCAGAACGCAGCAGTGCTGATCAACGATGCCGGCGAGCCGGTCGGCACGCGCGTCTTTGGTCCGGTAGCCCGCGAGTTGCGCGAGAAGAAGTTTTTGAAGATCGTTTCGCTGGCGCCCGAAGTTCTCTAA
- the rplF gene encoding 50S ribosomal protein L6, translating to MSRIGKKPIAVPGGVKVNIQGNVVSVQGPKGKLDTPVPSGIKVEQKDGHLVATRENDSQAALHGLARALVFNAVEGVTNGWKRELEIVGIGYRVELKGKGTVVFTLGYSHPIEFPLPTGIDVAVDPKQTRLTVSGIDRQKVGQVAADMRALRPPDPYKNKGVRYVGERLKKKVGKTGAK from the coding sequence ATGTCGAGAATTGGAAAAAAGCCGATTGCCGTGCCCGGTGGAGTGAAGGTCAACATCCAGGGCAATGTGGTTTCGGTGCAAGGGCCCAAGGGCAAGCTGGATACACCGGTTCCAAGCGGAATCAAGGTTGAGCAGAAAGACGGGCATCTCGTTGCCACGCGCGAGAACGACTCGCAGGCGGCGCTGCATGGACTCGCTCGCGCGTTGGTTTTCAACGCCGTCGAAGGCGTGACCAACGGCTGGAAGAGGGAACTGGAAATCGTCGGCATCGGATACCGTGTGGAACTGAAGGGCAAAGGAACCGTCGTGTTCACCTTGGGATACTCGCATCCGATCGAGTTCCCGCTGCCTACTGGAATCGACGTAGCCGTCGATCCCAAGCAGACGCGCCTGACGGTCAGCGGCATCGACCGCCAGAAGGTCGGACAGGTTGCGGCCGATATGCGGGCGCTGCGTCCGCCGGATCCGTACAAGAATAAGGGCGTGCGCTACGTTGGCGAGCGGCTGAAGAAGAAGGTTGGTAAGACGGGAGCGAAGTAA
- a CDS encoding type Z 30S ribosomal protein S14 gives MTIAKRVKDEKIEAKFKQARDKKAERPKFSTRRHNRCKLCGRPRAYLRKFGICRLCFRGLALRGEIPGIAKSSW, from the coding sequence ATGACTATCGCAAAACGAGTTAAGGACGAAAAGATCGAGGCCAAGTTCAAGCAGGCGCGCGACAAAAAAGCCGAGAGGCCAAAGTTTTCGACACGCCGGCATAACCGTTGCAAGCTCTGCGGACGTCCGCGCGCGTACCTGCGCAAGTTCGGTATCTGCCGCTTGTGCTTCCGCGGTCTGGCGCTGCGGGGAGAGATTCCCGGCATCGCGAAGTCGTCCTGGTAG
- the rplE gene encoding 50S ribosomal protein L5 yields MASRLREKFHKDIAPALQKELELKNPMAVPRLHKIVVNMGVGEATQNAKILDPAVGELGQITGQKPVVTKAKKSIAAFKVREGMPIGAMVTLRGDRAYEFLDRLINVVLPRVRDFRGVSTKSFDGRGNYTLGLRDQLIFPEIDYAKVDKLKGMNVTIVTTAKNDNEARALLRSFGMPFRAA; encoded by the coding sequence ATGGCATCCCGGCTGCGCGAAAAATTTCATAAAGACATTGCTCCGGCTCTGCAAAAAGAGTTGGAACTGAAAAATCCGATGGCAGTGCCGCGCCTACACAAGATCGTTGTGAATATGGGCGTCGGCGAGGCAACGCAAAACGCGAAGATTCTCGATCCGGCGGTTGGCGAATTGGGACAGATCACGGGACAGAAGCCCGTCGTGACCAAAGCAAAAAAGTCGATTGCGGCATTCAAAGTTCGTGAAGGCATGCCGATCGGCGCAATGGTAACCCTGCGCGGTGATCGCGCCTATGAGTTCCTTGACCGGCTGATCAACGTCGTGCTGCCGCGCGTGCGTGACTTCCGCGGCGTCTCGACGAAATCGTTCGACGGCCGCGGCAATTACACGCTCGGCCTGCGCGATCAGTTGATCTTCCCGGAGATCGACTACGCCAAAGTCGATAAGCTCAAGGGAATGAATGTCACGATTGTGACAACGGCGAAGAACGACAACGAAGCACGCGCTCTGCTGCGCAGCTTCGGCATGCCCTTCCGCGCTGCATAG
- the rpsQ gene encoding 30S ribosomal protein S17, which yields MAQQATGSETRKTDSHRNEKIGYVRSTKMAKTIIVEVMMKRAHAKYKRVIAKSKKFYAHDEQNAARTGDVVRIVETRPLSKLKRWRLAEVIQRAAIVPGEEKLEQAS from the coding sequence ATGGCTCAGCAAGCAACCGGAAGCGAAACGCGCAAGACCGATTCGCACCGCAACGAGAAGATCGGGTACGTCCGCTCCACCAAGATGGCGAAAACCATCATTGTGGAAGTGATGATGAAAAGAGCACACGCGAAGTACAAGCGAGTGATCGCGAAGTCGAAGAAGTTCTACGCACACGACGAGCAGAACGCCGCTCGCACCGGAGACGTAGTGCGCATCGTCGAGACGCGTCCGCTATCGAAGCTGAAGCGCTGGCGCTTGGCTGAGGTTATCCAGCGAGCGGCAATCGTTCCGGGCGAGGAGAAGCTGGAGCAGGCGAGCTAG
- the rpsE gene encoding 30S ribosomal protein S5 — translation MAATAKKRIDAGQFQLKDQVVAINRVTKVVKGGKNLSFAALVVVGDPSAGVVGYGSGKAKEVPQAIRKGIESAKKNLIKVNLTQTTVPHIVLGRFGSGQVLLKPAPEGTGVIAGGAVRAVMTSAGVQNVLTKSLGTANPHNVIKATFDALGKLRDRGEVAALRGKTAQEL, via the coding sequence ATGGCAGCAACTGCAAAGAAGAGAATTGACGCCGGCCAGTTCCAATTGAAAGATCAGGTCGTCGCCATCAATCGTGTGACCAAGGTCGTCAAAGGCGGCAAGAACCTGTCGTTCGCGGCGCTGGTGGTGGTCGGAGATCCATCCGCGGGAGTGGTCGGCTACGGCTCGGGCAAAGCCAAGGAAGTTCCGCAGGCGATCCGCAAAGGCATCGAGTCGGCGAAAAAGAATCTGATCAAGGTGAATCTCACGCAGACCACCGTGCCGCACATCGTGCTCGGACGTTTCGGTTCCGGACAGGTTCTGCTCAAGCCGGCTCCGGAAGGAACTGGCGTGATCGCCGGCGGCGCCGTTCGCGCGGTCATGACCTCGGCTGGAGTGCAGAATGTGCTCACGAAATCGCTCGGCACCGCCAATCCGCACAATGTAATCAAAGCTACCTTCGATGCGCTCGGCAAGCTACGAGATCGCGGGGAAGTGGCCGCGCTTCGCGGCAAAACCGCGCAGGAGCTGTAA